Genomic DNA from Hordeum vulgare subsp. vulgare chromosome 2H, MorexV3_pseudomolecules_assembly, whole genome shotgun sequence:
attGAAGAGGAGAAGTAACTTGCAATGATCCTAGCTATGCACATCAATAAAAAGCCGAAGCACGGTGGTTATGTTATGGATTGGCAGAAAATTTGAAGGGATAAGATCGATGCCGACAAGAGATTGATGAGACACTATTTTGTTGATAATCCCGTATACCCCGAGTCGTACTTCCGACGCCGTTTTAGGATGAGCACCGAGTTGTTCAGGCGCATTGTAGAGAAACTGGCTAGCCATGATCGGGTTTTTCAGCAAAGGAGGAATGTCgccggagaactcgggcatagcacctttcaAAAGGTATCAGCCACATTGCGCATGTTGCCATACGGTATTCTGGTTGATCTAGTTGATGACCACTTGAACATGGGTGAGAgtcaagccatcatgtgtgtcaagcgcttccCAATTgaaattgtgcaagtgtttggtctGGAGTATTTGAGAACGCCCAATGTTGATTACGTCGCAAGGCTTTTGGAGATGAACAAAGCTCGCGGGTTCCCAGGTATGCTTGACTcgatagattgcatgcattgaagTTGGAAGAATTGTCCTAAGGCATGGCATGAACAATTCCACAGCCAGAAAAAAGGTTCTACTACAATCCTTGAAGCGGTGGTCGAACAAGAGACTTCGATTTGGCATGCTTTTTTTTAGAATGCCTcgatctttgaatgacatcaacaTTGTTAATCGGTCACCACTCATAAATAAGATTGCAAATGGTGAACCATCACTCGTGCAATTTGTAGCAAATAGTCATACATACAACTATGGTTACTATCTTGTGGATGACATCTATCCAAAGTGGTAAAACATTTGTGAAGCCGTTAAAAATgaaaggtaagaaaaatctagaTTCCCTCAATGCTCATGCGGCGGCTAGGAAAGATGTGGAAAGAgcttttgggattttgcaagcccagtttgctattgtgagaggaccggctagattttggaATCGAAAGATCCTTTGGTACATCAtcacgcttgtgtgatcatgcataacatgatcatccAGAATGAGCGTGATCAAGATTTAGACTACTCTtagtatgagctcttgggacatcccgtaCGAGTGTGGTGTAGGGCTGCGAGGGTGACCCGatttgttgcctcctatcatgtCATTCGACGTGCCAAAACGCATCACGATCTTCAGAATGATCTAATCGAGGAGTGATGGGAATGGAATGGCCGACAAAACGAGTGATTTgtatgtatgatgttgtattcttgaactatttgttgtattgGAAAATAAACTATTTGTTTAAGTTGTAATAAAACCGAACTTATTTTTATGTGTTTGATCTTCTTGGTTTTGTTTGAAGCGTCAAATGTTGTTTGTGCTGAACGCGTGTTTTTTTTTTGCAgctcctgctggagcggctcgAGCGCGCTACATTTTGCAGCGGCCGATGGAGCCAGCGCTCTGCGGCATGTAAAAAATCACTATTTCGACATTGTATCCTTGTTTTATCGCGTCGAGCGGTTGCGcgtctgttgaagatgctctaatgaTGCAACGCTAgtaactcaaagaagaagaaagatctcAAATTATGAACTATGAAGGATGTTGTGGAACTGAAGATGATGAAACCTACAAatgaaaagaagagaaaagcaaTGATAAAATGATGGAAATGACTAAACAGTAAACACTGAATAATGATGGACTGACACAATGAACCTAGTATCTGACTGAAACAATGAAAACGCTGAACATACATCCCTTAGTTATGAATGATAAACAGAAATGTACGACTAAGACCGAGAAAACTGAATACCGACAGACAACTAATAAGAATTAAAAATGAGTAAGAATATTGATAGAGTGGAAACACTCACAAAAATGAATAAAACCCatggaaaataaaaataagaactgaAACCCACAAAAATGATTCATTAAATAAACTCTGTGTGCTAACTCAGGACAACAAAGACctgaaacctgaagatcaagaaaCAAACAGAAAACTGAACCTTCGCCTAACCTGTAAAACACATCAACACCCAACTCTACTTACATCACCAGCAAAAGAAGACTGGCGCTAGCTGGCAATTTTAATTGGGACTATCTATTCATCGCAACGGGTACTACTTCTGTGTTAAGTTTTGGTATATTAATAACTGAATATTACAGGTGCATGGCAATGGGTTTGACGACATCAAGCATCAGTACATTGGAGTCCAAGAGACTATTCATGCAGGTAAAAGGCCTTCACtggaaaatgaaaaatgaaaatcGAATGAAGTGATGTGGACGCTCAACAAATTCAGGGGCGTTTCCGATTGAACTACTCAAAGCGCAAGGACCAAGCATGCCAATTGCCAACTGAACCACCCGCTGTGACAAGGATCTATGACAATCGACCATACAATAAACCATAGCAACTTGCAAAGGATTTCAGACATGGTAGAACAAGCCAGACAGAACCGGATACGGAAAAGCACACCACCTCACATAAACCAATGATAATGGCATTATTTCTGGGCAAAAGCAAACGCAGCCTCTCCCAACCCTCACAAGGCTCAAAACATAACCGTAATAACAAATCCTCCGCCTAAGAGACAGCATGTAAGATAATGGAAGGGAAACAGGATAGTTGATAGGTCGCCGTGGCAGAGTTCCCGTTGGCGCCGCTGCTCAGACTCAGGCTCAGGCCAGCCGCTAGTCGTGCTGGACACACTAGTACCGGTAGGCCGCGGGCTTGTAGGGACCCTCGATCGGGATGCTAATGTAGTCAGACTGGGACTTGGTGAGCTTGGTCAGCCTGGCGCCGAGCTTGCCCAAGTGGAGGGCCGCAACCTTCTCGTCGAGGTGCTTGGGGAGAACGTACACCTTCTTCTCGTACTTGCCGCTGGCCTTCTCGTTCCACAACTCGAGCTGGGCAATAACCTGAAACAAGCACAAAATTGGGTGTCAAATCATAGTTGTATCAGCTGTTAAGCGATGGTTGACAGGAGACTGCAGATTGACCGTACCTGGTTAGTGAAAGAGCAGGACATGACAAAGCTGGGGTGGCCAGTGGCACATCCAAGGTTCATCAGACGACCCTCAGCAAGAACAATGATGCCGGTCTTGGTCTCAGGGAAGACCCAGCGGTCAGTCTGGGGCTTGATGGTGATGCGCATGACACCGGGGTAGGTCTCAAGGCCGTTCATGTCGATCTCGTTGTCAAAGTGACCAATGTTGCAGACAATGGCgttgttcttcatcttcctcatgtGGTCAACCATGATGATGTCCTTGTTTCCGGTGGTGGTCACAAAGATATCAGCCTCAGAGACAACATCCTCCAAGGTGAGGATCTGGATGCCCTCCATCAGGGCCTGAAGAGCACAGATGGGGTCGATCTCTGTCACGATCACACGGGCACCAGCCTGCTTGAGTGCGGCGGCACAGCCCTTGCCAACATCACCATAACCGCAGACCACGGCGACCTTACCGGCGATCATAACATCAGTGGCCCTCATGAGACCGTCAGGGAGAGAGTGACGGCAACCGTAAAGGTTGTCAAACTGTTGAGAAGAAACATGGTTAGTGTTTGCTATTTTAAAACAACATAGATTAGTACTGTAATTGTTAGCATggtgaagatgccattgcattcTACCTTTTGATAGAAACAGAGCAATAGTACACTAACTAAACAAACAACTACACAGAACATATCACATAATTCAGTGCATAATATAGTTCTTCATGCCCAAATAAGTGTAGTGAAATTCTGTAAGCAGAGTATTCTATATTTAGACCATCCCTGGTCATCAGATCCAGGAGACATGTTGACTAATGTTATGATTAGTTAGTACACAACTAGCGTAATAAACACTAAACCTGAAGACAATGATACAGATCCAAGTCTAGTACTCCACCGCTGCTTCACCATGAAGCAGCACCTAAGCGGCAACAACGAGATCTAAATATTAAAATATCGGATCTACAACATAAACATGTACTGCAACAAAACTACTGGCAAGTAGAAACTCGCTGACACGGAGCATCAGATCTGAAATGGAAAAATGGGAACCAGGGAAGGAGGTATACCTTGCTCTTGGTGACGGAGTCGTTGACGTTGATGGCGGGGAAGAGGAGGGTGCCGGACTCCTGCATCTGGTAGAGCCTCTTGACGC
This window encodes:
- the LOC123428026 gene encoding adenosylhomocysteinase, with amino-acid sequence MALSVEKTSSGREYKVKDLSQADFGRLELELAEVEMPGLMACRTEFGPSQPFKGARISGSLHMTIQTAVLIETLTALGAEVRWCSCNIFSTQDHAAAAIARDSAAVFAWKGETLEEYWWCTERCLDWGAGGGPDLIVDDGGDATLLIHEGVKAEEEFEKSGKVPDPESTDNPEFKIVLTIIRDGLKTDASKYRKMKERLVGVSEETTTGVKRLYQMQESGTLLFPAINVNDSVTKSKFDNLYGCRHSLPDGLMRATDVMIAGKVAVVCGYGDVGKGCAAALKQAGARVIVTEIDPICALQALMEGIQILTLEDVVSEADIFVTTTGNKDIIMVDHMRKMKNNAIVCNIGHFDNEIDMNGLETYPGVMRITIKPQTDRWVFPETKTGIIVLAEGRLMNLGCATGHPSFVMSCSFTNQVIAQLELWNEKASGKYEKKVYVLPKHLDEKVAALHLGKLGARLTKLTKSQSDYISIPIEGPYKPAAYRY